attaaaattattaaatttaaaattaaaattaaatttaattattaaaacttaaaataactttaggtacatttatttaacatttaatttaaaccttcgaaaattttaaaaaaaatttaattttagcaaaaagtgatatttttttatttttgcatttgcaaatattaaaaaaaatttataaaaagacaaaaaaaatattaaaaaataatttaaaaaaatattaaacaatataaaaaaatattaaacaatataaaaaaataatatttttaaaaaagaatttacctaaattgaatttttttcttgactgttaaaaaaaaaataatattcaattttttttaaaattaatttcaatattatttttataattataattaaaaaattaaattattattaaattattttataattataatttttagtagttttattcaaaaactacCCCTTCTTCAGCAAtgtattttccaaaataagcTTACATTTGCAACTTACATGAATGTATTACtacaagcaaaaatatttacaacaccgaaaaaaaaataaaaaataataacaacaaaaaaaaaattctgcagTGGAACTTAATCGGCTATTTTCATTCTTCAACGACGCGCAACACACTAACTGAcaagaagaaactttttatcgcattaattttagttggcgattattaaaattatattttagtgTCGCAGCAGTTTGGATTTTCTCAACTGTGAAAAAGGGttcacatttaattaatacccgacttttaattttttttcttcgttattGTTGTTTTCCGTGAAATATCATCCAGAAGaagtttattcaaattaatttagaaagaCACACACTCGACTCGAAATTATGTTTATCAAGTTCATTTCCATCGTATCGCtgtgtaaatttattattttgctgcTGCTACCGGAGCCCAATGGCGGCAATCTGATTAAAGCGGATTATAGTGAACGATTACGTAAGATATGACCTTTTTGTGTCGATTTCGagcgaaaaagaaatttttctattacttTACACACAGAACaccatttaatattatattattttcaatttcccAGCTGAATACATTAATGTTTGTCATGCAAACGACCCGAAATTGAATGAGTGTGTCAAAAAATCGATTCTTAATTTGCGTCCGTATCTCAGCAATGGCATTCCAGCGTTATCGATACCCTCTGTAGATCCCTTGGAAATTCCGAAAATCAGCTTGCAACAAGATTCAGGTCCAATTAATCTAAATTCGCGCTttgaaaacatcaaaattcatGGATTGTCGCACTTTCGGATACGCGCAGTGCGAATTGATCCGGAAAAAGCGAAATTTCGGTTGCGTTTGTGGTTTCCGGAATTGCACATGGTCGCCGATTACTATGtcaagggaaaatttttgatggtgCCCATGGTAGGAAATGGAAAATCAACAGGAAATTtctgtaagtattttttttttcgttttaaaattccattaaaataatttttaaaatttttcagctgaCGTCGATGCAATTGCGTCTCTCAAAGCGGAGCGTTTCAATCGTGATGGTCG
The sequence above is drawn from the Culicoides brevitarsis isolate CSIRO-B50_1 chromosome 1, AGI_CSIRO_Cbre_v1, whole genome shotgun sequence genome and encodes:
- the LOC134837656 gene encoding protein takeout-like → MFIKFISIVSLCKFIILLLLPEPNGGNLIKADYSERLPEYINVCHANDPKLNECVKKSILNLRPYLSNGIPALSIPSVDPLEIPKISLQQDSGPINLNSRFENIKIHGLSHFRIRAVRIDPEKAKFRLRLWFPELHMVADYYVKGKFLMVPMVGNGKSTGNFSDVDAIASLKAERFNRDGREFLRIKDIFAEFNIGHASVRLDSLFNGNQELSDTLNQFLNQNWKAVTAEIKPELEEFISNFLNETTSNLFNRYPYEQLLPSGVAASSTSPK